Genomic DNA from Azospirillum brasilense:
GTCGGGCTGTACCTGTACCGGCTGGTCAGCCATTTCCACGGCATCCGCCGCGCCCAGAAATCGTCGCGGGGGCCGGGCGGCGATCCGCCGGTGGCGGGAGCCCCGCTCAGCCCTTGAGGTTCAGCGTTTAACGCTCATCCCATGGCCCAGCCGGCCATGCCGGTGACGGCCATGCCGAGCGCCCACAGGCCGAAGGCCGCCAGCGCCACCCCCGTGCAATGGTTCAGCCGGGTCAGCCCGCGGTCGGAGATGCGGTGGCGGACGGCGGCGACGCCCATGGACAGGGTGAACCACCACAGCGAGGCGCCGATGAAGACGCCGGCAACCAGCGTGGAGGCGTCCACCCGCCCCAGATTGCCGCCCAGCCCGAAGCCGGCGAAGATGGCGATGAAGGCCATGATGGTCGCCGGGTTGGTCAGGGTCAGGGACAGGCCGGTCATGAAACCGCCGAGGAAGGACGGCGTGTCGGGCGCGCTGGCGGCCTCGCGCTCCTCGTCCTCCGGCTTCTGACGGAAGGTGCGGATGGCGACGACGATCAGGAAGATGCCGCCGACGAGTTGGAAGGCGATCTCGTGCCCTTGCAGGAAGTCCAGGGCGGCGGAGACGCCGAAGGCGGCGATGGCGCCGTAGATGGTGTCGGCCACGGCGGCGCCGAAGCCGGTGAAGAAGCCCATCAGCGGCCCGTGCTGGAGCGTGCGGCGGATGCAGAGCAGGCCGATGGGGCCGACCGGGGCGGCGATGGCGATTCCCAGGACGATGCCCTGCAGCAGCACCACCAGACCATGCACGCCGATCACCTCGTCCAATCTGCGATTCCCTCCTCCGGGCCCCTCCTCCGGGCAATGGCGGGCGTGATAGCGGGCCACCGCCCTTCCGTCAACCGGCGTCGCGGAGGGAGGTCCCCCAGGGGCTGTGACCTGCGGCGGAATTCCCCCTGCCATGTGCCCCCTGTCGCGGGGCGGGAGGAGCGGCTATCCTGGCCGCCACGACCCGGCAAGCGGGCGCACCGGAACGGGGAAGCGGAACGATGACGATGACGCGCATTCTGACCATCCTGGCCCTGTCGCTGACGGCGGCGACCGTTCCCGCCGCGGGCCCGGCCCTGGCGGCGGACGAGTTCATGCCGGCGGTGGTGTTCGACCAGGGCGGCAAGTTCGACAAGTCCTTCAACGAGGCGGCCTACAACGGGGCGGAGCGCTTCAAGAAGGAGACCGGAATCGTCTACCGCGAGTTCGAGGTCACCAGCGAGAGCCAGCGCGAGCAGGCGCTGCGCAACATGGCGCGGCGCGGCGCCACCGTGATCACGGCGGTCGGCTTCTCCCAGTCCGCCGCCGTCGACAAGGTGTCGCGCGAGTATCCCAACACGAAATTCTGCCTGATCGACGACAAGCTGGACCTGCCCAACGTCCAGTCGGTGACCTTCAAGGAGCATGAGGGCTCCTTCCTCGTCGGCATGCTGGCGGCGCTGGCCTCGCAGAGCGGCAAGGTCGGCTTCATCGGGGGCATGGACATCCCGCTGATCCGCAACTTCCTGACCGGCTACGAGCAGGGCGTTCGCCATGTGAAGGCGGACGGCGAGGTCTTCACCAACATGACCGGCACCACCCCCGCCGCCTGGAACGACCCCACCCGCGGGGCGGAGCTGGCCAAGAGCCAGTTCGGGCGCGGCGCCGACGTGGTCTTCGCGGCGGCCGGGGCGACCGGGCTGGGCGTGCTGCAGGCCGCCGCGGACGCCGGCAAGCTGGGCGTCGGGGTGGACAGCAACCAGAACTGGATCCACCCGGGCAAGATCCTGACCTCGATGGTCAAGCGCGTGGACGTGACCGTCTACGACTGCATGAAGTCGGCCAGGGACGGCAGCTGGACGGCCGGGCACCGCGTCGTCGGGCTGAAGGAGGAGGGTGTTGGCTACGCGCTCGACGAGAACAACCGCAAGCTCGTCACGGCGGAGATGGAAAAGGCCGTCGAGGACGCCAAGCGCAAGATCATTGCGGGCGAGCTGGCGGTGAAGCCGTATCAGCCGTGAGCTGAGTTTCCGCGTCGCCGAGCATTGCCCCCTCCCTAACCTTCCCCCGCTCTTGGCGGACCAAAGGTCCGCCTGTCGCGTCAGCGCAAACCTCCGGTTTGCGCGAGAGCTGCGCAGGGGAGGGGATATAGCTCCCTCTCCTGCGAAGCGGGGGAGGGAAGGGGCCCGCGGCGAAGCCGTGGGAAGGGTGGGGGCACGGACCTTCCAATCATGAAAGTCCCCATGCCCCAACACCCTCCCGCTCTGGAAACCCGCGGCGTCAACAAGTGGTTCGGCGCCAACCACGCCAACCGCGACGTGTCGCTGGCCGTGCCGAAGGGCACCATCCACGGCGTGATCGGCGAGAACGGCGCCGGCAAATCGACGATCATGAGCATCGTCTACGGCTATCTGCCCGCCGACGGCGGGACGATCCTGGTGGACGGCCGCCCGGTGGCGGTGCACAGCCCGCGCGACGCCCTGGCCGCCGGGATCGGCATGGTCCACCAGCATTTCATGCTCGTCGATCCCTTCACCGTGCTGGAGAACGTGCTGCTGGGCGCGGAGGGCGGCATCACCCTGGCCGCCGGGATGGCACGGGCGCGGGCGGAGCTGACCCGGCTCGCCCGCGACTACGGGCTGGAGGTGGACCTCGACCGCCCGGTCGGCGAGCTGCCGGTGGGGGCGCAGCAGCGGGTGGAGATCCTGAAGGCGCTCTACCGCGGTGCCGACATCCTGATCCTCGACGAACCGACGGGAGTCCTCACCCCGCAGGAGACCGACCATCTCTTCCGCATCCTCCGCGCGCTGCGCGAGCAGGGGAAGACGGTCGTCATCATCACCCACAAGCTGCGCGAGATCATGGAGCTGACCGACAACGTGACGGTCATGCGCCGCGGACAGGTCGTGGCGAACGTCGCCACCGCCGACACCAGCCGCGAGGCGCTGGCCGAGCTGATGGTCGGGCGCAAGGTGCTGTTGGGGGTGGAAAAGGCGCCGGCCACGCCCGGCCCGGCGGTGCTGGAGGTCTCCGGCCTGCGCGTGCGCGACGGCGCCGGGGTGGAGCGGGTGAAGGGCGTCGGCCTGACCGTCCGCGCCGGGGAAATCGTCGGCATCGCCGGCGTGTCAGGCAACGGCCAGTCCGAACTGTTGGAGGCGCTGGCCGGCATGCGACCGCCGGCGGGCGGTTCCGTCCGCCTGCGTGGGGAGGAGCTGGCCGACCGGCCCGACCGCTTCACCGCGCGGGGGCTGCGCGCGCTCGGCGTCGGCCATGTGCCGGAGGACCGGCAGCGGGTCGGCCTCGTCACGAGCTTCGAGGCGCAGGAATGCGCGATCCTCGGCCATCAGGGCGATCCGGCCTTCAACGGGCGGCTCCTGATGGACCGAGGCGCGCTGTTCGACCGCTGCGCCGCGGAGATGGACGCCTACGACGTGCGCCCGCGCGACCCGCGCCTGCCCGCCGCCAACTTCTCCGGCGGCAACCAGCAGAAGATCGTGCTGGCCCGCGAGATGGAGCGGAACCCCGACTTGCTGCTGGTCGGCCAGCCCACCCGCGGCGTGGACATCGGCGCCATCGAGTTCATCCACCGCCGTCTGGTGGCCCTGCGCGACCAGGGCAAGGCAATTCTGCTGGTGTCGGTGGAGCTGGACGAAATTCGCGCCCTGTCCGACCGCATCCTCGTCATGTTCGACGGCCGGCTGGTCGGCGAGGTCGCCCCCGACGAGGCGGACGAGCGGCGTCTCGGACTGATGATGGCCGGGGTGGCGGAGGCAGCGTAAGGTTGACCCCGAACGCTCCCGCTTGCGCTGAACGGTGGCGCGGGGCACTTTCCTTGACGCTGGGACGCGGACGCCGTCCGGCTTGTGAACGGGCGTGACCACGGATGGAGCCGGGATGGCGCAGGACGCGGCGCAGGGGGTGACGGGCCGGGGCTTCGGCCGGCCGGGCGAGGCGCCCGGCTGGGTCGGCTACGCGCTTCTGCCGCTGCTGAACCTGCTCGCCGCCCTCGTCCTGTCCGGGCTGGTCATCCTGGTGATCGGCGAGAATCCGCTGGACGTGCTGGCGCTGCTGGTGACCGAGGCGGTCGGCTATCCCGAGGCCATCGGCTACACCCTCTACTACACGACCAGCTACATCTTCACCGGGCTGGCGGTCGCCATCGCCTTCCATTGCGGGCTGTTCAACATCGGCGGAGAGGGGCAGGCCTATCTCGGCGGGCTGGGGGCCGGGCTGGTCGGTCTGGCGCTGACCGGCTGGCCCTGGCCGGTGGCGGCGCTGGGCGCGGTGGCCCTGTCGGCGCTGTTCGGGGCGGCGTGGGGGGCGGTCCCCGGCTGGCTCCAGGCCAAGCGCGGCAGCCACATCGTCATCACGACGATCATGTTCAACTTCATCGCCGCCGCGATCATGACCTATCTGCTGGTGGACGTGCTGATCCGCCCCGGATCGCAGTCGCCGGAAACGCGGGAGTTCGATCCGGGGGTCTGGCTGCCGACCATGGACCGGGCGCTCGGCTGGGTCGGCGTCGCCATCCCGGCCTCGCCGCTGAA
This window encodes:
- a CDS encoding ABC transporter ATP-binding protein, with protein sequence MPQHPPALETRGVNKWFGANHANRDVSLAVPKGTIHGVIGENGAGKSTIMSIVYGYLPADGGTILVDGRPVAVHSPRDALAAGIGMVHQHFMLVDPFTVLENVLLGAEGGITLAAGMARARAELTRLARDYGLEVDLDRPVGELPVGAQQRVEILKALYRGADILILDEPTGVLTPQETDHLFRILRALREQGKTVVIITHKLREIMELTDNVTVMRRGQVVANVATADTSREALAELMVGRKVLLGVEKAPATPGPAVLEVSGLRVRDGAGVERVKGVGLTVRAGEIVGIAGVSGNGQSELLEALAGMRPPAGGSVRLRGEELADRPDRFTARGLRALGVGHVPEDRQRVGLVTSFEAQECAILGHQGDPAFNGRLLMDRGALFDRCAAEMDAYDVRPRDPRLPAANFSGGNQQKIVLAREMERNPDLLLVGQPTRGVDIGAIEFIHRRLVALRDQGKAILLVSVELDEIRALSDRILVMFDGRLVGEVAPDEADERRLGLMMAGVAEAA
- a CDS encoding BMP family lipoprotein — encoded protein: MTMTRILTILALSLTAATVPAAGPALAADEFMPAVVFDQGGKFDKSFNEAAYNGAERFKKETGIVYREFEVTSESQREQALRNMARRGATVITAVGFSQSAAVDKVSREYPNTKFCLIDDKLDLPNVQSVTFKEHEGSFLVGMLAALASQSGKVGFIGGMDIPLIRNFLTGYEQGVRHVKADGEVFTNMTGTTPAAWNDPTRGAELAKSQFGRGADVVFAAAGATGLGVLQAAADAGKLGVGVDSNQNWIHPGKILTSMVKRVDVTVYDCMKSARDGSWTAGHRVVGLKEEGVGYALDENNRKLVTAEMEKAVEDAKRKIIAGELAVKPYQP
- a CDS encoding ABC transporter permease gives rise to the protein MAQDAAQGVTGRGFGRPGEAPGWVGYALLPLLNLLAALVLSGLVILVIGENPLDVLALLVTEAVGYPEAIGYTLYYTTSYIFTGLAVAIAFHCGLFNIGGEGQAYLGGLGAGLVGLALTGWPWPVAALGAVALSALFGAAWGAVPGWLQAKRGSHIVITTIMFNFIAAAIMTYLLVDVLIRPGSQSPETREFDPGVWLPTMDRALGWVGVAIPASPLNLSFLWALACCALFYVFLWRTRWGYEIRTVGRNERAAVYAGISPARNIILAMAISGALAGFVGVNEIMGVQHRILLNFTGGVGFVGIAVALMGRNHPVGIILAALLFGVLAQGGGQVSFEYPTVNRELVMVIQGLVILFAGALENLFKPRVEALFRRRSGGHDGGTAHG
- a CDS encoding LysE family translocator, with the protein product MIGVHGLVVLLQGIVLGIAIAAPVGPIGLLCIRRTLQHGPLMGFFTGFGAAVADTIYGAIAAFGVSAALDFLQGHEIAFQLVGGIFLIVVAIRTFRQKPEDEEREAASAPDTPSFLGGFMTGLSLTLTNPATIMAFIAIFAGFGLGGNLGRVDASTLVAGVFIGASLWWFTLSMGVAAVRHRISDRGLTRLNHCTGVALAAFGLWALGMAVTGMAGWAMG